In Saccharothrix syringae, the following are encoded in one genomic region:
- the pssA gene encoding CDP-diacylglycerol--serine O-phosphatidyltransferase, translating to MTAGGPGIRLLPNAITVLAMCAGLSAVYFASVRMWGAAIGAIAAAAVFDGLDGRLARLLDATSKMGAELDSLADAVSFGVAPALVVYLWKYPGAREGWVVALIFAVCMVLRLARFNTLLEVERPPFTKEFFVGVPAPAGGLLLLLPLIVDEQLGRGGWWSGQVVVAVWTVAIALLLVSRIPTLSVKTIKVPPRLVAPLLVLVGLLAAAVITFPLVALIAAMLVYLGHLPYSVRRYRWLAKHPEAWEVPAADRRAIKRAHGVAARRLGLRQPLRGRVAGAALRAVRRPRRFDPAQAETNGQARDGKRRGWRQIGLRRQDRL from the coding sequence ATGACGGCCGGCGGACCGGGCATCAGGCTGCTGCCGAACGCGATCACGGTGCTCGCCATGTGCGCGGGCCTGTCCGCGGTGTACTTCGCCAGCGTCAGGATGTGGGGCGCGGCGATCGGGGCCATCGCCGCGGCCGCGGTGTTCGACGGGCTGGACGGGCGGCTCGCCCGGCTGCTCGACGCGACCAGCAAGATGGGCGCCGAACTCGACTCGCTGGCCGACGCGGTGTCGTTCGGCGTGGCGCCCGCGCTCGTGGTCTACCTGTGGAAGTACCCCGGGGCGCGCGAGGGCTGGGTCGTCGCGCTGATCTTCGCGGTGTGCATGGTGCTGCGGCTGGCGCGGTTCAACACGCTGCTGGAGGTCGAGCGGCCGCCGTTCACCAAGGAGTTCTTCGTCGGCGTGCCGGCACCCGCGGGCGGGTTGCTGCTGCTGCTGCCGCTGATCGTGGACGAGCAGCTGGGCCGTGGCGGGTGGTGGTCCGGGCAGGTCGTCGTCGCGGTGTGGACGGTCGCCATCGCGCTGCTGCTGGTCAGCCGCATCCCGACGCTGTCCGTGAAGACGATCAAGGTCCCGCCGCGGCTCGTGGCGCCGCTGCTGGTGCTGGTGGGGCTGCTGGCGGCGGCGGTGATCACGTTCCCGCTGGTGGCGCTGATCGCGGCGATGCTCGTGTACCTGGGGCACCTGCCGTACTCGGTGCGCCGGTACCGGTGGCTGGCCAAGCACCCGGAGGCGTGGGAGGTGCCCGCGGCCGACCGGCGGGCGATCAAGCGGGCGCACGGCGTGGCCGCGCGGCGGCTGGGGTTGCGGCAGCCGCTGCGGGGGCGCGTGGCGGGCGCGGCGCTGCGGGCGGTCCGCAGGCCCCGCCGGTTCGACCCGGCCCAGGCGGAGACGAACGGCCAGGCGCGCGACGGCAAGCGGCGCGGGTGGCGGCAGATCGGTTTGCGCAGGCAGGACCGGCTATGA
- a CDS encoding alpha-amylase family protein, with product MKSDAAERVFTSGPAWVRHAIWWHVYPLGFTGAEPRSTGDTPVTHRLGHLHAWLDHALELGASGLALGPVFASGTHGYDTTDHYRIDPRLGDEGDFDALVAAASARGLRVLLDGVFNHVGRGHPAFRAVLEQGPSAATAPWFRLRWPDGPWTPGTEPGYDDFEGHHHLVALDHSCPAVVDHVVDVMNHWLDRGASGWRLDAAYAVPTTFWAQVTERVRARHPDAYLMGEVIHGDYTAFVTEGGLDAVTQYELWKAVWSSLNDRNFHELAHALRRHDGFLERFVPYTFLGNHDVTRIASRLADPGHVAHALVVLATTGGTPAVYAGDEHGFRGVKEDRAGGDDEVRPPFPATPAELSPIGLPVFHLHQELLGLRRRHPWLHAARTSVLDVSNEFLSYASAAEGQRLVAVLSTAGGPVGARVPGASGVLAGRARLDAPGTPGARAHLDAGGWAVLAG from the coding sequence GTGAAGAGCGACGCGGCGGAACGGGTGTTCACGAGCGGCCCGGCCTGGGTCCGGCACGCCATCTGGTGGCACGTCTACCCGCTCGGCTTCACCGGCGCCGAACCCCGGAGCACCGGCGACACCCCCGTCACCCACCGCCTGGGGCACCTGCACGCCTGGCTGGACCACGCCCTGGAGCTGGGCGCGTCCGGCCTGGCGCTCGGCCCGGTCTTCGCCTCCGGCACCCACGGCTACGACACCACCGACCACTACCGCATCGACCCCCGACTGGGTGACGAAGGCGACTTCGACGCGCTGGTCGCCGCCGCCTCGGCGCGTGGCCTGCGCGTCCTGCTCGACGGGGTGTTCAACCACGTCGGACGGGGTCACCCGGCGTTCCGGGCGGTGCTGGAGCAGGGGCCTTCGGCGGCGACCGCGCCGTGGTTCCGCCTGCGCTGGCCCGACGGCCCGTGGACGCCCGGCACCGAGCCCGGGTACGACGACTTCGAGGGCCACCACCACCTCGTGGCGCTCGACCACTCGTGCCCGGCCGTGGTCGACCACGTGGTCGACGTGATGAACCACTGGCTCGACCGGGGCGCGTCGGGGTGGCGCCTCGACGCCGCCTACGCCGTGCCGACGACGTTCTGGGCGCAGGTCACCGAGCGCGTACGCGCCCGTCACCCGGACGCGTACCTGATGGGTGAGGTCATCCACGGCGACTACACCGCGTTCGTCACCGAGGGCGGTCTCGACGCGGTCACGCAGTACGAGCTGTGGAAGGCCGTGTGGAGTTCGCTCAACGACCGGAACTTCCACGAGCTGGCGCACGCGCTGCGCCGGCACGACGGCTTCCTGGAGCGCTTCGTCCCGTACACGTTCCTGGGCAACCACGACGTCACGCGCATCGCGAGCCGCCTGGCCGACCCCGGGCACGTGGCCCACGCCCTGGTCGTGCTGGCCACCACCGGCGGCACCCCGGCGGTCTACGCGGGCGACGAGCACGGCTTCCGCGGGGTCAAGGAGGACCGGGCGGGCGGTGACGACGAGGTCAGGCCGCCGTTCCCGGCCACGCCCGCCGAACTGTCACCGATCGGGTTGCCGGTGTTCCACCTGCACCAGGAGCTGCTGGGGCTGCGGCGCCGGCACCCGTGGCTGCACGCGGCGCGGACGAGCGTGCTGGACGTGTCGAACGAGTTCCTCTCCTACGCCTCGGCGGCGGAGGGGCAACGCCTGGTCGCGGTGCTGTCGACCGCCGGCGGGCCGGTCGGCGCGCGGGTGCCCGGGGCGAGCGGCGTGCTGGCCGGGCGGGCGCGGCTCGACGCGCCCGGGACGCCGGGTGCGCGGGCCCACCTCGACGCCGGCGGGTGGGCCGTGCTCGCCGGCTGA
- a CDS encoding AIM24 family protein translates to MQVRTRHTPTAGVARLLLAPGEPALVERSSVLATSYGTGVDPRAKAPGVTAALCTAGPEGGWVDVAPPLPGDLHVLELDGKAGWCVSRTAWLASAATARLDPAAPPVRALHGGDSGFLAHVHGTGPVVLSCYGTLDVVTLDAGELVTVDAGHVVAFADTLQCRLRAVSPDASQSVRNGEGLLLDFAGPGLVVTRTHSPRSLVSWLRDNGFSARA, encoded by the coding sequence GTGCAGGTCCGGACGCGGCACACCCCCACCGCCGGCGTGGCCCGCCTCCTGCTCGCGCCGGGCGAGCCCGCGCTGGTCGAGCGCTCCTCGGTGCTCGCCACCAGCTACGGCACCGGCGTCGACCCGCGCGCGAAGGCGCCCGGCGTCACCGCCGCGCTGTGCACCGCGGGCCCGGAGGGCGGCTGGGTGGACGTCGCGCCCCCGCTGCCCGGCGACCTGCACGTGCTCGAACTCGACGGCAAGGCCGGCTGGTGCGTGTCCCGGACCGCCTGGCTCGCCTCGGCCGCCACCGCCCGCCTCGACCCGGCCGCCCCGCCCGTGCGCGCCCTCCACGGCGGCGACAGCGGCTTCCTCGCCCACGTCCACGGAACCGGTCCAGTGGTGCTGTCCTGCTACGGCACCCTCGACGTCGTCACCCTCGACGCGGGCGAGCTGGTCACCGTCGACGCCGGGCACGTGGTGGCCTTCGCCGACACCCTCCAGTGCCGGTTGCGCGCGGTTTCCCCCGACGCGTCCCAATCCGTTCGGAATGGCGAAGGGCTGCTCCTGGACTTCGCCGGTCCCGGCCTGGTGGTCACCCGCACCCACAGCCCGCGCTCATTGGTCAGTTGGTTGCGGGACAATGGTTTCAGTGCGCGCGCATGA
- the moeA gene encoding molybdopterin molybdotransferase MoeA, whose protein sequence is MVPVSNALTRVADHKARVAGLVGATPVVAAPVADCLGLVLARDLVAPVALPPFDNSAMDGYAVRAADVAAVPVELPVAQDVPAGRTDLVPLEPGTAHRIMTGAPVPEGADAVVQVEWTDGGTSAVRVDRSVAPGQNVRRAADDVAPGTTVLTAGTPLGPAQLGLAAALGFGELPVRRRPRVLVLSTGSELVGPGVPLAPGQIYESNGVMLAAAVREAGGEAELLRFVPDDVAQFHAAVESRIASFDLLLTSGGVSAGAYEVVKDAFTGRGVEFTKVAMQPGGPQGAGRYRGVAVATLPGNPVSAQVSFEVFVRPALRAAMGFRQVERPTAVARLNAPVSSPAGRTQFRRGAYDPASGRVVTPVGGPGSHLLSALAVSDCLIEVPEDVTELAAGDEVVVRLLHG, encoded by the coding sequence ATGGTGCCCGTGTCCAACGCGCTGACCAGAGTCGCTGATCACAAGGCCCGCGTCGCCGGGCTGGTGGGTGCCACGCCGGTGGTGGCGGCGCCCGTCGCGGACTGCCTGGGGCTGGTGCTGGCCCGCGACCTGGTGGCGCCGGTCGCGCTGCCGCCGTTCGACAACTCCGCGATGGACGGGTACGCCGTGCGGGCCGCGGACGTGGCCGCGGTGCCGGTGGAGCTGCCCGTGGCGCAGGACGTCCCCGCCGGTCGCACGGACCTGGTGCCGCTGGAGCCGGGCACCGCGCACCGCATCATGACCGGCGCGCCGGTGCCCGAGGGCGCGGACGCGGTGGTGCAGGTGGAGTGGACCGACGGCGGCACGTCGGCGGTGCGCGTGGACCGGTCGGTGGCGCCCGGCCAGAACGTGCGGCGGGCCGCGGACGACGTGGCGCCCGGCACGACGGTGCTGACCGCGGGCACGCCGCTCGGGCCGGCGCAGCTCGGGCTGGCCGCCGCGCTGGGGTTCGGGGAGCTGCCGGTGCGCAGGCGCCCGCGGGTGCTGGTGCTGTCGACCGGGTCGGAACTGGTCGGGCCCGGAGTTCCGCTCGCGCCGGGGCAGATCTACGAGTCGAACGGCGTGATGCTGGCCGCGGCGGTGCGCGAGGCGGGCGGTGAAGCGGAATTGCTGCGCTTCGTCCCGGACGACGTCGCGCAATTCCACGCCGCGGTCGAATCGCGGATCGCCTCATTCGACCTGCTGCTCACCTCGGGCGGGGTGAGCGCGGGCGCGTACGAAGTGGTGAAGGACGCGTTCACCGGGCGCGGGGTCGAGTTCACGAAGGTCGCCATGCAGCCCGGCGGACCGCAGGGCGCGGGCCGTTACCGGGGGGTGGCGGTGGCGACGCTGCCCGGGAACCCGGTGAGCGCGCAGGTGTCGTTCGAGGTGTTCGTCCGGCCCGCCCTGCGCGCGGCCATGGGATTCCGGCAGGTGGAGCGGCCCACGGCGGTGGCGCGGCTGAACGCGCCGGTCTCCTCGCCCGCCGGGCGCACCCAGTTCCGGCGCGGCGCCTACGACCCGGCGTCCGGGCGCGTGGTGACGCCGGTGGGCGGGCCCGGGTCGCACCTGCTGTCGGCGCTGGCGGTCAGCGACTGCCTGATCGAGGTGCCCGAGGACGTGACGGAGCTGGCCGCGGGCGACGAGGTCGTGGTGCGGCTGCTGCACGGGTAG
- a CDS encoding cold-shock protein, whose product MAVGTVKWFNSEKGYGFIAADGGPDVFVHYSAIQMEGFRTLAEGDRVEFEIQAGRDGRSQASDVRKAS is encoded by the coding sequence TTGGCTGTCGGCACGGTCAAGTGGTTCAACTCGGAGAAGGGGTACGGCTTCATCGCCGCCGACGGCGGGCCCGATGTGTTCGTGCACTACTCGGCGATTCAGATGGAGGGTTTCCGCACGCTGGCCGAGGGTGACCGCGTGGAGTTCGAGATCCAGGCGGGCCGCGACGGCCGCAGCCAGGCGTCGGACGTCCGGAAGGCCTCGTGA
- a CDS encoding phosphatidylserine decarboxylase — MTDQNRGAVSHFLQLAKGILPPMNPAGRPFVAGAAVVTLLLRRYSKRAGVVGALLTAWVAWFFREPGRTTPTRPGLAVAPADGTVSHVVEAAPPAELGLGDAPMTRISVFLSVFDVHVQRTPVAGLVRRVSYRAGKFLSADLDKASEDNERNAVWLTSADGHDVVVVQIAGLVARRIVCHVAEGDKVTAGQTYGLIRFGSRVDLYVPAGSRVLVEAGQRTIGGETVLAELPAGG; from the coding sequence ATGACCGACCAGAACCGTGGTGCCGTCTCCCACTTCCTCCAGCTCGCCAAGGGGATCCTCCCCCCGATGAACCCCGCGGGCCGCCCGTTCGTGGCGGGTGCGGCCGTCGTGACGCTGCTGCTGCGCAGGTACTCCAAGCGCGCGGGCGTCGTCGGCGCGCTGCTGACCGCGTGGGTGGCCTGGTTCTTCCGCGAGCCCGGGCGCACCACGCCCACCCGCCCCGGCCTGGCCGTGGCCCCCGCCGACGGCACCGTGTCGCACGTCGTCGAGGCCGCGCCGCCCGCCGAGCTGGGTCTCGGCGACGCGCCGATGACGCGGATCAGCGTGTTCCTGTCGGTGTTCGACGTGCACGTGCAGCGCACCCCGGTCGCCGGGCTCGTGCGCCGCGTGTCGTACCGGGCGGGCAAGTTCCTCTCCGCCGACCTGGACAAGGCCAGCGAGGACAACGAGCGCAACGCGGTGTGGCTGACCTCGGCCGACGGGCACGACGTGGTGGTCGTGCAGATCGCGGGCCTGGTGGCGCGCCGCATCGTGTGCCACGTCGCCGAGGGCGACAAGGTGACCGCGGGCCAGACCTACGGGCTGATCCGGTTCGGCTCGCGCGTCGACCTGTACGTGCCGGCGGGCAGCCGGGTGCTGGTCGAGGCGGGCCAGCGGACAATCGGCGGCGAGACCGTGCTCGCCGAGCTCCCCGCGGGGGGTTGA
- a CDS encoding AAA family ATPase, with protein sequence MITLTARLSPSALDTRRGVVRLHPEVLDALGLRAWDAVRLTGARVSAALAAAGDGPPGVVLLDDVTLSNLGVVEGSEVVVAPVEVAAARRVVVAGSRLASTSLTPETLRMALTGKVLTVGDAVSLLPQDLAPPPGADLSATRRKLANAIGMTWTNELLTITAADPAGVPVAVQPSTVVGWRDGASTGDAAGVGFGRGGSGAAGGSAGAGSGAGSAAGVGLGAGAGSGAGSAGAGRVGGISGSGEISGIKGISDFGNISGTGPGSTGTGVAGAGAVTAAAAPVPVADLVGQQDAAKRLAEWLDLTFSHPELLARLGATPRLAVQVSGPEGVGKTTFVRAVAHAAEVAVVEVAAPGIAVLEANATAQRLADALAAARAQAPAVLLLTDVEALLPAATPPPVATVVLDALRGRPDGVVLVVTSAHPEAVDPRLRAPELVDRELVLPLPDRATRTELLRVLLRDVPVESDVDFGVVADRTPGFVAADLVALRREAAVRAVLRQRDVAEPRVAQGDLVGALETVRPISMSTSDTLRTGGLTLDDVGDMVEVKQALTEAALWPLQYPDSFARLGVAPPRGLLLYGPPGCGKTFLVRALAGSGRLNVLSVKGAELMDKFVGESERAVRELFRRAAEAAPALVFLDEVDALAPRRGQSSDSGVSDRVVAALLTELDGVEPLRDVIVLGATNRPELVDPALLRPGRLERLVYVPPPDAGARAEILRASSRNTPLAGDVDLAVLAEELDGYSAADCAALIREAALTAMRESLSATEVTGAHLAAARTAVRPSLDPVQLASLAAYAESRNG encoded by the coding sequence GTGATCACGCTGACGGCCCGCCTGTCGCCCTCGGCCCTCGACACCCGCCGCGGCGTGGTGCGGCTGCACCCGGAGGTGCTGGACGCGCTGGGCCTGCGGGCCTGGGACGCGGTGCGCCTGACGGGCGCGCGGGTGAGCGCGGCCCTGGCCGCCGCCGGCGACGGCCCGCCCGGCGTGGTGCTGCTGGACGACGTGACCCTGTCGAACCTCGGCGTCGTCGAGGGCAGCGAGGTCGTGGTGGCCCCGGTGGAGGTCGCCGCCGCCCGGCGGGTGGTGGTGGCCGGGTCGCGGCTGGCGAGCACGTCGCTCACGCCCGAGACCCTGCGCATGGCGCTGACCGGCAAGGTGCTGACGGTGGGCGACGCGGTGTCGCTGCTGCCGCAGGACCTGGCCCCGCCGCCGGGGGCGGACCTGAGCGCGACCAGGCGCAAGCTGGCGAACGCGATCGGGATGACGTGGACGAACGAGCTGCTGACCATCACCGCCGCCGACCCCGCGGGGGTGCCGGTGGCGGTGCAGCCGTCGACGGTCGTGGGGTGGCGCGACGGGGCGAGCACGGGTGACGCGGCCGGCGTCGGGTTCGGCCGGGGCGGGTCGGGTGCGGCGGGTGGCTCGGCGGGGGCCGGGTCGGGCGCGGGATCGGCGGCTGGGGTCGGCCTGGGCGCAGGGGCAGGTTCGGGCGCGGGTTCAGCCGGCGCGGGCCGGGTGGGCGGGATTTCCGGCTCGGGTGAAATTTCGGGCATAAAGGGTATTTCAGACTTCGGGAACATTTCGGGCACCGGTCCAGGCTCGACGGGCACCGGCGTGGCGGGCGCCGGTGCGGTCACGGCGGCCGCGGCGCCCGTGCCGGTCGCGGACCTCGTGGGGCAGCAGGACGCCGCCAAGCGGCTCGCCGAATGGCTCGACCTGACGTTCAGCCACCCGGAGCTGCTGGCCAGGCTCGGCGCGACGCCCCGGCTCGCGGTGCAGGTCAGCGGCCCGGAAGGGGTCGGCAAGACCACGTTCGTGCGGGCCGTCGCGCACGCGGCCGAGGTGGCGGTCGTCGAGGTCGCGGCGCCGGGCATCGCGGTCCTGGAGGCCAACGCGACCGCGCAGCGGCTCGCGGACGCCCTGGCCGCGGCACGCGCGCAGGCGCCGGCGGTGCTGCTGCTGACCGACGTCGAGGCGCTGCTGCCGGCCGCCACGCCGCCGCCGGTGGCGACGGTGGTGCTCGACGCGTTGCGCGGGCGGCCGGACGGGGTCGTGCTGGTGGTCACGAGCGCGCACCCCGAGGCCGTGGACCCGCGGTTGCGCGCGCCGGAGCTGGTGGACCGCGAGCTGGTGCTGCCGCTGCCCGACCGGGCGACGCGGACGGAGCTGCTGCGGGTGCTGCTGCGGGACGTGCCGGTCGAGTCCGACGTGGACTTCGGGGTGGTCGCCGACCGCACGCCGGGGTTCGTGGCGGCGGACCTGGTGGCGTTGCGCCGGGAGGCGGCGGTCCGCGCGGTGCTGCGGCAGCGCGACGTCGCGGAGCCCCGGGTGGCGCAGGGCGACCTGGTGGGCGCGCTGGAGACGGTCCGCCCGATCTCGATGTCCACTTCGGACACCCTGCGGACCGGCGGTCTCACGCTGGACGACGTCGGTGACATGGTCGAGGTCAAGCAGGCGTTGACCGAGGCCGCGCTGTGGCCGTTGCAGTACCCGGACTCGTTCGCGCGTCTCGGGGTCGCGCCGCCGCGCGGGCTGCTGCTGTACGGGCCGCCGGGGTGCGGGAAGACGTTCCTGGTGCGCGCGCTGGCGGGCAGCGGGCGGTTGAACGTGCTGTCGGTCAAGGGCGCCGAGCTGATGGACAAGTTCGTCGGCGAGTCGGAGCGCGCGGTGCGGGAGCTGTTCCGGCGGGCGGCCGAGGCGGCGCCGGCGCTGGTGTTCCTGGACGAGGTGGACGCGCTGGCGCCGCGGCGCGGGCAGTCGTCGGACTCGGGCGTGTCGGACCGGGTGGTCGCGGCGCTGCTGACCGAGTTGGACGGGGTCGAGCCGCTGCGGGACGTGATCGTGCTGGGTGCCACCAACCGGCCCGAGCTGGTGGACCCGGCGTTGCTGCGGCCGGGCCGGCTGGAGCGGCTGGTGTACGTGCCGCCGCCGGACGCCGGGGCGCGGGCCGAGATCCTGCGGGCGTCGTCGCGGAACACGCCGCTGGCCGGGGACGTGGACCTGGCGGTGCTGGCCGAGGAGCTGGACGGGTACTCGGCGGCCGACTGCGCGGCGCTGATCCGGGAGGCCGCGTTGACCGCGATGCGCGAGTCGCTGTCGGCGACCGAGGTGACGGGCGCCCACCTGGCCGCCGCCCGGACCGCGGTGCGGCCGTCGCTGGACCCGGTGCAGCTCGCCTCCCTCGCCGCCTACGCGGAGTCCCGCAACGGCTGA